ttgaggcgatggttaaaaagtgacacaacatcatgagcagttccactgcaccaaatgtcactattctggacgtaagtgcatgctgttcttataaaaatatgaaagtcactataactgtgccgtttagatttagggagttccggtctgaccatcatcaacagttccactgcaccaaatgtcattgttccgtacgtaaatgcatgctattcatataaaaacacaaaaatcgctatatgtatgcctttcagacttgaggagttccctggatttctccaggatcccatcatcagaactgggttctgataaaaatgggaccaatcagtatgcatatacattcaataaaaaaacagaaatcactattaaactattctctaatttcaagttcctaactaaaattttcttaataaaaaaaaacaaattgatcccgatacaaactttcaccccctttttccctctactaggggtgtaaattttcataatcgattcttatctcttcgaaattttgttaatgcaatctatacaaatttcgactttctagctttcgtagtttcggctcagcggtgttggttgttgaatcaatcaattaggaaacctgtatttatatatgtatatgtagactactatacttttactacattcatacaccttatttactaactatcaagattatttgtgtcggcgttgaaacgcgcgttgagttgcaggtgctcgcgtaccgagcgccaacgccatctatcgatggccgtttcgtgaaattgatgagcgctctaaggaataaggagtcTTAAGAAATTTTAGGGGCTTTCGAAGATAGTTAATCCTATTTTGTTTGAAATACTTTTCTTTGCAAGTTGTGATTATGCAAATTAAGTTTTTCAGCCTAGTGCTCGTTACTGAGACTTCTTCGACAAATAAGTGACTCATGATATTGAAAAGGCATGTAATATAAAGACCCTTATGATTAATCGTGCAAGGATTAGGTACTAATGTGTGAATTTGaaaatacaatgaaataaacttCAAAAACTAGTAGAAAATATTTTACCTAAAAAAATCGGTTTTGAAAGCTGGAAGTGTGTATTAccctttttttaaatgttagaTTAAGATACCGTAACTAATACGTTGGTACCTACATGTCTAAATATtgcaattttagtaaattgcATGTCGGGTTCACACAAGTGTCCTACCATTCTACTTATAGTAGATAGGAATATGTTATATGTTTTAGGTGAAAAGAGTAAATAGGTaactcataggtaagcgtgctccaccgtagactgcatcatcacttaccatcaggtgtgatcgtggtcaaacgtctacctattcatactaaaaaaaaggTGACGATCTATCCAAAAATTTACTTGATTTATTTGCATTCCAGGCGGTGACGATGTCCAACAACTATGCGACGCCGGCGAAGAAGAGTTCCTCGAGATCATGGCCCTCGTCGGCATGGCGTCCAAGCCGCTCCACGTGCGCCGCCTGCAGAAGGCCCTGCAGGAGTGGGTCAACAACCCCGCGCTCTTCCAGATCCCCATAGTGCCCCTCTGCCCCACCGAGAACCCCTTCGTCTGCAACCAAAGATTACTCAACATGCCCACGCTACCTAGTCTCCCCCGCACAGTCAGCTCCCCAGAAAGCAGGCCAATGTACAGCCCTTCCCCTGGCGCCCCAGAAAACAGCTGCGGCAGCACAGCTTCCCAACCTAATGCTAGTCCTGTCCATaataattttacaaaaataGTCTACCGTCCTCCCCTGCAGCAGCCCCTGTCACAACCACCGCTTCCAGAAGTTTCTCCCCtcaatccgcctgccctccttcAGCAGGCTCTAGTCCAAGCTCAGTAACATCCCCAGTCCAGTTAACCCCAGTGTTATTAGACGTCCATGTTCAAAAATTAGCGGCCGCGGCGGAGAAGTTAAGCAAGCATTTGCCGCAGCTAGAACCAAAGCCTCAGAACACGAAGAAGAAGATGTGCAAAGACTTGGAGCTGGTGATGATGATGCCGGAAGCGGATCCGAGAAGGATGGAGGAGATTAGGAAGTACGCGGCGATATACGGCAGGTTCGACTGCAAGAGGAAACCGGAGAAGCCTTTAACGCTGCATGAGGTAAATATAAAATCTAAACGGTTTGTTTCATAAGAATTTGGATCAATGACTTTCACTTATTCTTCATATTGTATTAGACCTAaactaaagtaaattaatttaacaagcagaaacgtccgctaacgattctaaacatttttatattaaaagaaaaaggagaaaaaaattagaaaaatacgtgtgtacataaggaaagcaatggaaagatttgcgacgtccggcgcggcttccgtagctcaattagTTAAGAGCAATGCACGGATTGCAGAGGATgcaggttcaagtcccgccggaagcgtacatttttcaatttttccctttaatataaaaatgtctaaacttaagtatttaattaaacaatattttcttcttcttcttcatgtAC
This genomic window from Leguminivora glycinivorella isolate SPB_JAAS2020 chromosome 1, LegGlyc_1.1, whole genome shotgun sequence contains:
- the LOC125233337 gene encoding LOW QUALITY PROTEIN: NGFI-A-binding protein homolog (The sequence of the model RefSeq protein was modified relative to this genomic sequence to represent the inferred CDS: inserted 1 base in 1 codon); protein product: MCASEREMESPGEEAGRSAAPATNGSNKIIGRNVNGTMVVTSRPSNEAELQLYRVMQRASLLAYYDTLLEMGGDDVQQLCDAGEEEFLEIMALVGMASKPLHVRRLQKALQEWVNNPALFQIPIVPLCPTENPFVCNQRLLNMPTLPSLPRTVSSPESRPMYSPSPGAPENSCGSTASQPNASPVHNNFTKIXLPSSPAAAPVTTTASRSFSPQSACPPSAGSSPSSVTSPVQLTPVLLDVHVQKLAAAAEKLSKHLPQLEPKPQNTKKKMCKDLELVMMMPEADPRRMEEIRKYAAIYGRFDCKRKPEKPLTLHEVMVNEAAAQMCRCVPALLTRRDELFPLARQLVRRAGLHYSKHGLPPTAAGNEEAEDDATAAKRPRQDGEDGNGIRASPDAARSNSNHSWWGVKAESDDADSRCSYSSTSTPPPINDAEERPQVVAARGDSIIAVANPALQPPPPPHPARNHSN